Proteins encoded within one genomic window of Arachis ipaensis cultivar K30076 chromosome B08, Araip1.1, whole genome shotgun sequence:
- the LOC107610627 gene encoding oligopeptide transporter 6-like, translating into MNEFLEEIPIKQVDVTVSKTDDPTLPILTFRMWFLGIISCVALALANQFFWYRTQPLSVTPICVQIAVVPIGHLMARILPTRRLFQGTMFEFTMNPGPFNVKEHVLITIFANAGAGSVYATHILTAVKIYFKKSLPFIPAFIVMLTTQVLGFGWAGLFRKHLVEPAEMWWPANMVQVSLFRALHDKEKRPKHGTTRNQFFLIAMATGFAYYVLPDYLFNTLSTMSWVCWLGSKSVLVNQLGSGMHGLGLGSFGLDWTSISSYLQSPLVSPFFATCNVAVGFFLIMYVMTPICYWNNVYSAKNFPIFSSGLFMKNGTKYDVSKIVNSKFHLDTVAYSEIGNLHLSTFFTMTYGIGFATLSATVMHVLLFHGRDIWKYSKKAFGSNKKMDIHTKLMKNYKSVPMWWFLVIAVLNLALILFACQYYNEALQLPWWGVLLACAISLIFTLPIGIISATTNQVLGTLIAVVLGTLIAVVVYTLAAWWMMEKIPHLCDVSKLPADSPWTCPMDTVFYDASVIWGLIGPRRIFGNLGEYAKVNWFFLGGAILPLLAWIAHKAFPGVKWIGQIHFPVLLGATAMMPPASSLNFNSWLILAFLSGFVVYRYKPEWWSRYNYVLSGALDAGTAFMAMFSFFLLGSTQISWWGNSGEGCPLATCPTAPGIAVGNCPVH; encoded by the exons ATGAATGAATTTCTAGAAGAAATCCCAATCAAACAAGTGGACGTAACCGTTTCGAAGACTGACGATCCAACCTTACCTATCCTGACATTCAGAATGTGGTTCCTAGGAATCATCTCATGCGTGGCACTCGCATTGGCGAACCAGTTCTTTTGGTACAGAACACAGCCTCTATCGGTTACGCCAATATGTGTTCAGATCGCCGTTGTTCCAATCGGCCATTTAATGGCAAGAATTTTGCCCACTCGGCGGTTATTCCAAGGTACCATGTTCGAATTCACGATGAATCCTGGACCATTCAATGTGAAAGAGCACGTTCTCATCACTATCTTTGCCAATGCTGGTGCTGGAAGCGTCTATGCAACTCATATTTTGACTGCGGTCAAGATTTACTTTAAAAAGTCTCTCCCTTTTATTCCTGCTTTCATCGTTATGCTCACTACTCAG GTACTAGGCTTTGGTTGGGCTGGACTTTTTAGGAAGCATTTGGTTGAACCAGCTGAAATGTGGTGGCCTGCAAATATGGTCCAAGTCTCTCTGTTCCG GGCTCTACATGACAAGGAAAAAAGACCCAAACACGGCACAACCAGGAACCAATTTTTCTTAATTGCTATGGCCACTGGTTTTGCTTATTATGTCCTCCCAGATTACCTTTTCAACACATTGTCAACTATGTCTTGGGTGTGTTGGTTGGGCTCCAAATCCGTCTTGGTTAACCAATTGGGATCCGGCATGCATGGGCTTGGGCTTGGCTCATTTGGACTTGATTGGACCTCAATCAGTTCTTACCTTCAAAGCCCACTAGTCAGCCCATTTTTTGCCACTTGCAATGTAGCTGTTGGATTCTTTCTAATTATGTATGTGATGACACCAATCTGTTACTGGAATAATGTTTATAGTGCCAAGAATTTCCCAATATTCTCAAGTGGACTTTTCATGAAAAATGGGACAAAATATGATGTTTCTAAGATTGTCAACTCTAAATTCCATCTTGACACGGTGGCTTATTCGGAGATTGGGAATCTTCATCTCAGCACTTTCTTTACAATGACATATGGTATTGGATTTGCTACACTTTCTGCCACTGTTATGCATGTTCTTCTCTTCCATGGAAG AGATATATGGAAGTATAGCAAAAAGGCGTTCGGAAGCAATAAGAAAATGGACATACACACAAAACTGATGAAGAATTACAAATCAGTCCCAATGTGGTGGTTTTTGGTTATCGCAGTACTTAACTTAGCTCTCATCCTTTTTGCTTGCCAATACTACAATGAGGCACTTCAGTTGCCATGGTGGGGTGTTTTACTAGCTTGCGCAATATCCCTTATCTTTACGCTCCCAATTGGTATAATCTCTGCCACTACAAATCAG GTACTTGGAACATTGATAGCAGTG GTACTTGGAACATTGATAGCAGTGGTAGTGTACACACTAGCAGCATGGTGGATGATGGAGAAAATTCCTCACCTTTGCGACGTTTCAAAACTGCCGGCAGATAGCCCTTGGACATGCCCAATGGACACGGTCTTCTACGACGCATCTGTTATCTGGGGACTCATTGGACCCCGCAGGATCTTCGGCAATCTCGGTGAGTACGCAAAGGTTAACTGGTTCTTTCTTGGCGGTGCCATTTTACCCCTTCTTGCATGGATCGCTCACAAGGCATTCCCAG GTGTGAAATGGATCGGCCAAATTCACTTCCCCGTATTGTTGGGTGCGACGGCAATGATGCCGCCGGCCTCATCGCTTAACTTCAATAGCTGGTTAATACTGGCGTTCCTGTCGGGGTTCGTGGTGTATCGGTACAAACCGGAGTGGTGGAGCCGCTATAACTACGTCCTGTCCGGTGCTCTTGATGCCGGAACTGCCTTCATGGCCATGTTCTCGTTCTTTTTGTTAGGATCCACGCAGATTTCATGGTGGGGGAATAGCGGAGAAGGCTGTCCCTTGGCTACATGCCCTACCGCCCCTGGCATTGCTGTTGGTAATTGCCCAGTTCATTGA